In Crinalium epipsammum PCC 9333, the following are encoded in one genomic region:
- a CDS encoding PAS domain S-box protein, which produces MSNNHVNLDTDTYTALEEELKSLRQRVAELEQQLINQQQVPFRMVVGSVNNYEIIMLDPQGYILTWNEGAELLKGYTAQDIIGKHFSCFYSIEDINNGIPELTLLKAIEQGRLEVEGWRFRKDGSKFWADVVTTALKDENGKLLGFSKMTRDVTDRKQVEQAQARLSTILEATSDFVSSCDPEGQILYLNKIGRQILGIGEKDDLTFNIYAAHPEWATKIIREQGIPTAIRDGVWRGETALLSQDGQEIPVSQVLVAHKTTDGELEFFSTIARDISEIKQSSATLQQAMRDQKELLAQTEYSAQLLREVIDATPDWLFVKNHNFRYMLTNKSFAAAIGQTPETVMGKNDLELGFPPEQVFGNPEAGIRGFRADDEQVLAGEEIYNPFDPATYADGSVHIFDTQKLPMRDSEGNIFGVLAFCRDITERHHAEEALRQKTQELEVALKEIRETQAQLVQSEKMSSLGQLVAGIAHEVNNPINFIHGNILHANEYTENLLNLIELYTKHYPQPVPEIQDEIEAIELEFLVEDLPKLLSSMKLGAERIRQIVLSLRNFSRLDEAEHKAVDVHEGIDNTILILQHRLKEKVGRGTIQIVKNYGNLPLIECYAGQLNQVFMNIITNGLDALEEYNHQRSLEEIKINPSIIKISTEVVDNNWVQIRIADNGTGIPKEVQNRLFDPFFTTKSIGKGTGLGLSISYQIVVEKHKGELQCISTPGEGAEFVIKIPLKQQHLIN; this is translated from the coding sequence ATGTCTAATAACCATGTGAATTTAGATACCGATACTTACACCGCACTGGAGGAAGAATTAAAATCATTGCGGCAGCGTGTTGCAGAACTGGAACAGCAATTAATCAATCAGCAACAAGTTCCATTTCGCATGGTGGTAGGAAGCGTAAACAACTACGAAATTATCATGCTAGACCCTCAAGGGTACATTCTTACTTGGAATGAGGGAGCAGAACTTTTAAAAGGTTATACCGCACAAGATATTATCGGCAAGCATTTTTCCTGTTTTTATAGCATTGAAGACATTAATAATGGCATACCTGAGCTAACTCTGTTAAAAGCAATAGAGCAAGGACGCTTAGAGGTTGAGGGTTGGCGGTTTCGTAAGGACGGGTCTAAGTTTTGGGCTGATGTAGTCACGACAGCTTTAAAAGACGAGAATGGAAAGTTACTAGGCTTCTCCAAAATGACTCGCGACGTAACTGACCGCAAACAGGTAGAGCAAGCTCAAGCAAGATTAAGTACAATTTTAGAAGCAACAAGTGACTTTGTGAGTAGTTGTGATCCAGAAGGGCAAATATTATATCTCAATAAAATAGGTCGTCAGATATTAGGAATTGGTGAGAAGGATGATCTAACTTTTAATATTTATGCTGCTCACCCCGAATGGGCTACAAAAATTATTAGAGAACAGGGAATTCCAACAGCTATTCGTGATGGTGTTTGGAGGGGAGAAACTGCACTTTTAAGCCAGGATGGGCAAGAAATTCCGGTTTCACAAGTGCTAGTTGCCCATAAAACAACAGATGGTGAATTAGAGTTTTTTTCTACAATTGCGCGAGATATTAGTGAGATAAAACAAAGTTCAGCAACATTGCAGCAAGCAATGCGAGACCAAAAAGAACTTTTAGCTCAAACTGAATATTCTGCACAGTTATTACGTGAAGTTATTGACGCTACCCCAGATTGGCTTTTCGTCAAAAACCATAATTTTCGCTATATGTTGACCAACAAAAGCTTTGCTGCGGCTATTGGTCAAACGCCTGAAACAGTTATGGGTAAAAATGATTTAGAGCTAGGATTTCCGCCAGAACAAGTATTTGGTAATCCAGAAGCAGGAATTCGGGGTTTTCGTGCAGATGACGAGCAAGTGCTTGCAGGTGAGGAAATCTATAATCCTTTTGATCCAGCTACCTATGCTGATGGTTCCGTGCATATCTTTGATACACAAAAACTTCCAATGCGCGATTCTGAAGGCAATATTTTTGGTGTCTTAGCTTTTTGTCGTGATATTACTGAACGTCACCATGCCGAGGAAGCACTACGGCAAAAAACTCAAGAATTAGAAGTTGCTTTAAAAGAAATTCGAGAAACTCAAGCACAACTGGTTCAAAGTGAAAAAATGTCCAGCTTGGGGCAATTAGTAGCTGGAATTGCCCATGAAGTTAATAATCCGATTAACTTTATTCACGGTAATATTCTTCATGCCAATGAATATACGGAAAACCTGCTAAATCTAATTGAGTTGTATACTAAGCACTATCCTCAGCCTGTTCCTGAAATTCAAGATGAAATAGAGGCAATAGAGCTTGAATTTTTAGTAGAAGATTTGCCAAAATTACTATCTTCAATGAAGTTAGGAGCAGAACGCATTCGCCAAATTGTTCTATCTCTACGCAACTTTTCGCGCTTGGATGAAGCAGAACATAAGGCGGTTGATGTTCACGAAGGAATTGATAATACTATACTAATTTTGCAGCATCGGTTAAAAGAAAAAGTAGGACGTGGCACTATTCAAATTGTCAAAAATTACGGCAATTTACCTTTAATTGAGTGTTATGCTGGGCAACTCAATCAGGTATTTATGAATATTATCACTAATGGGCTAGATGCACTAGAAGAGTATAATCATCAACGTTCCTTAGAAGAAATTAAAATTAATCCTAGCATAATTAAAATTAGTACCGAAGTTGTAGATAATAATTGGGTACAAATTCGGATTGCTGATAATGGTACTGGAATCCCAAAGGAGGTACAGAACCGATTGTTTGATCCTTTCTTTACAACTAAATCTATAGGTAAAGGAACGGGTTTGGGATTATCAATTAGCTATCAAATTGTTGTTGAAAAACATAAGGGTGAATTGCAGTGTATTTCAACGCCAGGAGAAGGGGCAGAGTTTGTCATTAAAATTCCTCTTAAGCAACAACATTTAATCAATTAA
- a CDS encoding Ppx/GppA phosphatase family protein, which translates to MVNLIGQEQVSFDNDPTDTADKEHILAAIDIGTNSIHMVVVRIQPALPAFTIIDREKDTVRLGDRSQETGDLTPEAMARAIAALRRCQEVAKSLNVEQTIAVATSAVREAPNGREFIKRIEAELGLFVNLISGQEEARRIYLGVLSGMEFNNQPHIIIDIGGGSTELILGDSHEPRSLSSTKVGAVRMTAEFVKTDPISNSEFVYLQAFVRGQLERAVEELKVQLQPGEIPRLVGTSGTIETIAIIHAQEKLGFIPSPLTGYQVSLKEIKELINRWRKLSYAQRAVIPGMSDRRSEIIIAGAVILQEAMILLGIDSVTLCERSLREGVIVDWMLTHGLIEDRLRYQNSVRERSVIKIATKYGVNLEYSDRVAKFAVSLFDQTQGLLHNWGKRERELLWAAAMLHSCGHYISHSSHHKHSYYLIRNGELLGYTETEVEIIANLARFHRKSSPKKKHDSYQNLPSKKYRQIVSQLSALLRLAVALDRRQIGAIQQFKCEYQPNIMELHLHLQPSQSDDKCVLELWSLDYKKDVFEAEYNVKLIAHLDPADVAIVN; encoded by the coding sequence ATGGTTAATTTAATCGGGCAAGAACAAGTAAGTTTCGATAACGATCCTACTGATACTGCGGATAAAGAGCATATTCTGGCAGCTATAGATATTGGGACGAATTCGATTCACATGGTAGTGGTGCGAATTCAACCAGCATTACCAGCTTTTACAATTATCGATCGCGAAAAAGATACAGTAAGATTGGGCGATCGCTCTCAAGAAACTGGAGATTTGACACCGGAAGCAATGGCAAGAGCGATCGCAGCTTTACGCCGATGTCAAGAAGTAGCTAAATCTCTTAATGTTGAACAAACTATTGCTGTAGCTACCAGCGCCGTCCGCGAAGCCCCCAATGGGCGAGAATTTATCAAGCGGATAGAAGCAGAATTAGGTTTATTTGTCAACTTAATATCTGGTCAAGAAGAAGCAAGAAGAATCTATCTTGGCGTATTGTCGGGGATGGAATTTAACAACCAACCCCACATTATTATTGATATTGGCGGCGGTTCTACTGAATTAATTTTAGGAGATAGTCACGAACCCCGTAGCCTGAGTAGTACCAAAGTTGGTGCTGTTCGCATGACGGCTGAGTTTGTTAAAACTGACCCGATTAGTAATTCTGAATTTGTTTATCTGCAAGCATTTGTTCGCGGACAATTAGAAAGAGCAGTCGAAGAATTAAAAGTGCAGTTACAGCCTGGTGAAATTCCTCGATTAGTCGGAACATCTGGCACAATTGAAACTATCGCCATAATTCATGCACAAGAGAAGCTGGGTTTTATTCCCTCACCCCTAACTGGTTATCAAGTTAGTCTTAAAGAGATTAAAGAGTTAATTAATCGTTGGCGCAAACTTTCTTATGCACAACGCGCTGTCATCCCTGGAATGTCTGACCGCCGTTCAGAAATTATCATTGCTGGGGCAGTAATTTTGCAAGAAGCAATGATACTGCTTGGTATTGACTCAGTGACACTTTGTGAGCGCAGTCTTAGGGAAGGAGTGATTGTTGACTGGATGCTAACTCACGGTTTAATTGAAGACCGCTTACGTTACCAAAATTCTGTAAGAGAGCGCAGTGTAATTAAAATCGCTACAAAATATGGGGTTAATTTAGAATATAGCGATCGCGTAGCCAAATTTGCAGTTAGCTTATTTGACCAAACTCAAGGCTTACTCCACAACTGGGGTAAACGTGAACGAGAATTACTGTGGGCGGCTGCAATGTTGCATAGCTGTGGTCACTATATCAGCCATTCCTCACACCACAAGCACTCATATTACTTAATCCGTAATGGCGAATTACTGGGATATACAGAAACAGAAGTAGAAATAATTGCTAATTTAGCACGTTTTCATCGCAAGAGTAGCCCCAAGAAAAAGCACGATAGCTATCAAAATTTACCAAGCAAAAAATATCGCCAAATAGTGTCTCAATTAAGTGCTTTATTGAGATTAGCAGTTGCTCTTGATCGCCGTCAAATTGGAGCAATTCAGCAATTCAAATGCGAGTATCAACCTAATATTATGGAGCTACACTTGCATCTGCAACCTAGTCAATCAGATGATAAATGTGTTTTGGAACTATGGAGTTTAGATTATAAAAAAGATGTATTTGAAGCAGAATATAACGTAAAATTAATAGCACATTTAGATCCTGCCGACGTAGCAATTGTTAATTGA
- a CDS encoding 4-hydroxybenzoate solanesyltransferase, whose translation MLIQPQQPEPTWFTIIRLLRWDKPAGRLILMIPALWAVFLAAEGKPPLTLVSVIILGTLATSAAGCVINDLWDRDIDPQVQRTSSRPLASRALSIKTGIVVAVISMICAGILALYLNLLTFSLCVAAVPVIVFYPTAKRVFPVPQLVLSIAWGFGVLISWTAVTAKLELTTWILWGATVLWTLGFDTVYAMSDREDDRQIGINSSALFFGDYVVEAIGIFFAGTVALLAWLGVVMQLHLAFWLSLVIAASFWVWEYLRLRQPNIANATYGEIFRQNVWIGFILLAGMISGILV comes from the coding sequence ATGCTCATTCAGCCACAACAACCGGAACCTACTTGGTTTACCATCATTCGCTTACTGCGTTGGGATAAACCCGCAGGACGCTTAATTTTAATGATTCCTGCTTTGTGGGCAGTATTTTTAGCCGCAGAAGGAAAACCACCTTTAACACTGGTAAGCGTAATTATTTTGGGTACTTTAGCAACCAGTGCTGCTGGTTGTGTAATTAATGATTTGTGGGATAGAGATATTGATCCACAAGTGCAAAGAACCAGTTCCCGTCCCCTTGCTTCCCGTGCTTTGTCGATTAAAACGGGAATTGTTGTTGCTGTAATCTCCATGATTTGTGCTGGTATTTTAGCTTTATATCTCAACCTCTTAACATTTTCTCTGTGCGTTGCAGCAGTTCCGGTGATTGTTTTTTATCCCACAGCCAAGCGAGTGTTTCCAGTTCCTCAATTAGTACTATCTATTGCTTGGGGTTTTGGAGTATTAATTAGTTGGACTGCGGTAACAGCTAAGTTAGAATTAACTACTTGGATATTGTGGGGTGCAACAGTACTTTGGACACTAGGATTTGATACAGTTTATGCCATGTCAGATCGAGAAGACGATCGCCAAATTGGTATCAATTCTAGCGCCTTATTTTTTGGTGATTACGTTGTTGAAGCAATTGGTATATTCTTTGCTGGTACGGTTGCGTTATTAGCATGGCTAGGCGTAGTTATGCAATTGCATCTAGCCTTCTGGCTTTCTTTAGTTATTGCTGCTTCATTTTGGGTTTGGGAATATTTACGACTACGTCAACCAAATATAGCTAATGCTACCTACGGAGAAATTTTCCGCCAAAACGTTTGGATTGGTTTTATTTTATTAGCTGGCATGATTTCAGGAATTTTGGTTTAA
- a CDS encoding TIGR00725 family protein — MKKIIIGVMGAGAGASEIDQQNAYKLGEMIAQQGWVLLTGGRNVGVMDAASKGAKAANGLTIGILPTDDSSNVSDAVDIAIVTDMGNARNNINVLSSNVIIACGMGAGTASEIALAIKANKKVILLNDSEESKIFFSSLSRDNIFIAHLPEEVIKIVKGILSDR; from the coding sequence GTGAAAAAAATTATTATTGGGGTGATGGGTGCTGGCGCTGGAGCATCAGAAATTGACCAACAAAACGCCTATAAACTTGGTGAAATGATTGCCCAACAAGGATGGGTTTTGCTGACTGGCGGTAGAAATGTTGGTGTGATGGATGCAGCAAGTAAAGGTGCAAAAGCTGCAAATGGTCTGACAATTGGCATTTTACCTACTGACGACAGTAGCAATGTATCTGATGCTGTAGATATTGCCATTGTTACTGATATGGGTAATGCCCGTAATAATATTAACGTTCTTAGCAGTAATGTGATTATTGCGTGTGGAATGGGTGCTGGTACTGCTTCAGAAATTGCTTTAGCTATTAAGGCTAATAAAAAAGTTATTTTGTTAAATGATAGTGAGGAAAGTAAAATATTTTTCTCAAGCTTATCAAGAGATAATATTTTTATCGCGCATCTTCCTGAAGAGGTAATTAAAATTGTTAAAGGAATTTTGAGCGATCGCTAA
- a CDS encoding superoxide dismutase [Fe] — protein sequence MAFEQPPLPYDFNALEPHMSAKTFEFHYGKHHAAYVTNLNKLVQDTEMADKSLEEVIKASFGDSSKTGIFNNAAQVWNHTFFWNCMKPNGGGQPTGELADKINTAFGSFDKFKEEFKNAAVTQFGSGWAWLVKDGDTLKITKTPNAENPLAHGQTALLTVDVWEHAYYLDYQNRRPDFVQTVLDNLINWDFVTQNLSA from the coding sequence ATGGCTTTTGAACAACCACCCTTACCATACGACTTTAACGCTCTAGAGCCGCATATGTCGGCAAAAACCTTTGAATTCCATTACGGCAAGCACCACGCGGCTTACGTTACAAACCTCAACAAATTGGTACAAGATACCGAAATGGCTGACAAGTCACTTGAGGAAGTTATTAAGGCAAGCTTCGGTGATTCGTCCAAAACTGGTATTTTCAACAACGCCGCCCAAGTTTGGAACCACACCTTCTTCTGGAATTGCATGAAGCCAAATGGTGGTGGACAACCAACTGGCGAGTTAGCAGATAAAATCAATACTGCTTTTGGTAGCTTCGATAAATTTAAAGAAGAGTTCAAAAACGCTGCTGTAACCCAATTTGGTAGCGGCTGGGCTTGGCTAGTTAAGGACGGTGATACCCTCAAAATTACCAAAACCCCTAACGCAGAAAATCCCCTAGCTCACGGGCAAACTGCCTTGCTAACAGTTGATGTTTGGGAACACGCTTATTACCTTGACTACCAAAACCGTCGTCCCGACTTCGTACAAACTGTGCTAGACAACTTGATTAACTGGGATTTCGTTACCCAAAATCTGTCTGCATAA
- the ppk1 gene encoding polyphosphate kinase 1: protein MTKSKDIVETEINLFDPQYYFSRELSWLEFNNRVLHEAIDPRTPLLERLKFMSIFSSNLDEFFMVRVAALKEQVAAKVNKLPPDGRTPAEQIEMISLRLRPMLMQQHQHFEQALRPQMAAYGIHLLDYMDLSQEQRIYLQKYYDEQIFPVLTPLAVDPSHPFPHISNLSLNLAVVVKDPETGEEFFARVKVPKVLPRFVPLPEDLRVRSKERRAIWAGVPLEQVIAHNLESLFPGMNIQEYYTFRVTRNADLAVEEDEADDLLLAIEQELHKRRMGGSTVRIEVQASMPDTVRVMLRRELGLKDRDVYQVEGLLGLVDLISFMELPLPELKDPGWTPVVPPRLRKIPEPEAGNFQFDAEDDEDFFAVIRTGDLLVHHPYHCFSSTVQRFIACAAYDPNVLAIKMTLYRTSGDSPILAALIKAAEHGKQVAVLVELKARFDEENNINWARKLEQAGIHVVYGLVGLKTHTKVVLVVRREENCIRRYVHIGTGNYNPKTARFYTDLGLFSCREDLGADLTDLFNYLTGYSRQRSYRKLLVSPVNCRDRFLALIQREIEHCRNGGSGRIVAKMNALVDQTLIAKLYEASRAGVKIDVIVRGMCSLRPGVEGISENIRVISIIGRFLEHSRIFYFYNGGKEEVYIGSADWMPRNLDRRVEAIAPVDDPEIAKDVQEFLGIMLADNRQAWDLQPDGRYIQRHPGEKSHEQNTQKILMDMAQQSGGVV, encoded by the coding sequence ATGACTAAATCTAAAGATATAGTAGAGACTGAAATTAATCTTTTCGACCCACAATACTACTTCAGCCGAGAACTAAGTTGGTTGGAATTTAATAACCGTGTGCTGCATGAAGCGATTGATCCTCGCACACCGTTACTAGAACGACTGAAGTTTATGTCTATCTTCAGTTCTAATTTAGATGAATTTTTTATGGTGCGCGTTGCTGCTTTGAAGGAACAGGTAGCTGCGAAGGTAAATAAATTACCACCGGATGGGCGTACTCCCGCAGAACAAATAGAGATGATTAGCTTACGGCTGCGTCCGATGTTGATGCAACAACATCAGCATTTTGAGCAAGCATTACGACCCCAAATGGCGGCTTATGGCATCCACCTGCTTGACTATATGGATTTAAGTCAGGAACAGCGAATATATTTACAAAAATATTATGATGAGCAGATTTTTCCAGTTTTGACACCGTTGGCTGTTGATCCTAGCCATCCGTTTCCTCATATTTCTAATCTCAGCTTAAATTTGGCAGTGGTAGTAAAAGATCCCGAAACTGGGGAAGAATTTTTTGCTCGTGTAAAAGTACCGAAAGTTTTGCCTCGGTTTGTGCCTTTACCAGAAGATTTGCGGGTACGAAGTAAGGAACGGCGGGCTATTTGGGCAGGTGTTCCTTTGGAACAAGTGATTGCTCATAACCTGGAGTCTTTATTTCCAGGGATGAATATTCAGGAATATTACACTTTTCGGGTGACTCGCAATGCTGATTTGGCTGTAGAAGAAGATGAAGCTGATGATTTGCTGTTGGCAATTGAGCAGGAACTACACAAACGACGCATGGGTGGTTCAACTGTACGGATAGAAGTGCAAGCATCTATGCCGGATACGGTGCGAGTAATGTTGAGGCGTGAGTTGGGATTAAAGGATCGTGATGTTTATCAGGTAGAAGGGCTGCTAGGGCTGGTAGATTTAATCTCTTTTATGGAATTACCTTTGCCTGAATTAAAAGATCCAGGTTGGACACCAGTAGTGCCGCCGCGCTTGCGTAAAATTCCTGAACCTGAAGCAGGAAATTTTCAGTTTGATGCTGAGGATGATGAAGATTTTTTTGCTGTGATTCGCACCGGAGATTTATTGGTACATCATCCTTATCATTGTTTTAGCTCAACTGTACAACGCTTTATCGCCTGTGCTGCTTATGATCCAAATGTGCTGGCGATTAAGATGACGTTGTATCGGACTTCTGGTGATTCACCGATTTTAGCTGCGCTAATTAAGGCGGCAGAACATGGTAAGCAGGTGGCGGTGTTAGTAGAGTTAAAGGCGCGTTTTGATGAAGAAAATAATATTAATTGGGCGCGGAAGTTAGAACAAGCTGGAATTCATGTAGTTTATGGTTTGGTGGGTTTGAAGACGCATACAAAAGTTGTGTTGGTGGTACGTCGGGAAGAAAATTGTATTCGGCGTTATGTTCATATTGGTACGGGGAATTATAATCCGAAGACGGCGCGATTTTATACGGATTTGGGATTGTTTAGTTGCCGAGAAGATTTAGGTGCAGATCTGACGGATTTGTTTAATTATTTAACGGGTTATTCCAGGCAAAGATCTTATCGTAAGTTGTTGGTGTCGCCTGTGAATTGTCGCGATCGCTTTTTAGCTTTAATTCAACGGGAGATTGAACATTGTCGCAATGGTGGTAGCGGTCGAATTGTGGCGAAAATGAATGCTTTGGTTGATCAGACGTTAATTGCCAAGCTATATGAAGCCTCACGCGCTGGGGTGAAAATTGACGTAATTGTGCGTGGGATGTGTTCTTTACGTCCAGGTGTTGAAGGTATTAGTGAAAATATTCGGGTAATCAGTATTATTGGGCGGTTTTTAGAACACTCGCGGATTTTTTACTTTTATAACGGCGGTAAGGAGGAAGTTTATATTGGTAGTGCGGATTGGATGCCACGTAATTTGGATCGTAGAGTAGAAGCGATCGCACCTGTTGATGATCCTGAAATTGCCAAGGATGTGCAAGAATTTTTGGGCATTATGCTGGCAGATAATCGTCAAGCTTGGGATTTACAACCGGATGGGCGTTATATTCAACGTCATCCAGGTGAAAAGTCTCACGAGCAGAATACCCAAAAAATATTGATGGATATGGCACAGCAATCAGGAGGGGTAGTTTAG
- a CDS encoding PD-(D/E)XK nuclease family protein, which yields MNFPPHVSPLIRLSQGYLNLLEACPRKFQHIYFDQLGSLPNIEQQDKQTWGSRFHLLMQQRELGLPVESFVEEDAQLQRWVTSLISAAPEILTSNPETFRQSEHCRTLNIDGYVLTVIYDLLIADNEKAQILDWKTYPKPKHQRLVAKDWQTRLYLYVLAETSDYLPEQISMTYWFVQSQPQPESLKFTYSATMHEQTKRDLTNLLKKLTDWLRRYQETGEDFPQVSATANLCHYCNFTVRCERSPEVTTATNREKLPNLAEIQEVSL from the coding sequence ATGAATTTTCCTCCTCACGTCTCACCGCTAATCAGGCTTTCTCAAGGATACTTAAATCTACTAGAAGCTTGCCCGCGTAAATTTCAACATATCTACTTTGATCAATTAGGTTCTCTACCCAATATAGAGCAACAAGATAAGCAAACTTGGGGCAGTCGCTTTCACTTGTTAATGCAGCAACGTGAATTAGGGCTACCAGTTGAATCTTTTGTTGAAGAAGATGCACAATTACAGCGTTGGGTAACATCATTAATCAGTGCAGCGCCAGAAATTTTAACATCAAATCCAGAAACATTTCGTCAGAGTGAACATTGTCGAACTTTGAATATTGACGGTTATGTACTTACTGTAATTTATGATTTATTAATTGCAGATAATGAAAAGGCACAAATTTTAGATTGGAAAACTTATCCTAAACCTAAACATCAACGCTTGGTAGCAAAAGATTGGCAAACTCGTTTATATCTCTATGTTTTGGCAGAAACCAGTGATTATTTGCCTGAACAAATTTCGATGACTTACTGGTTTGTGCAATCGCAACCGCAACCAGAAAGTTTAAAATTTACTTATAGTGCTACGATGCACGAACAAACTAAACGAGATTTAACAAATTTATTAAAAAAATTAACAGATTGGCTGCGACGCTATCAGGAAACAGGCGAAGATTTTCCTCAAGTATCAGCAACAGCCAATCTTTGTCACTATTGTAATTTTACTGTTCGTTGTGAGCGATCGCCCGAAGTTACCACCGCCACCAATCGGGAAAAATTACCCAATTTAGCTGAAATTCAGGAAGTTAGCTTGTAA
- a CDS encoding PAP/fibrillin family protein — MMKKAKLLEAIAGKNRGLLATEVDKQAILVAVSQLEERNPTPKPFEALDLLEGNWRLLYTSSDELLRIDNFPLLKLGQIYQCIRAKDSRVYNIAEVYGLPYLEGLVSVAAKFEVLTKIRVQVKFERSIIGLQRLVGYESPNEFIRQIENGKKFPAIDFNINSNDQQGWLDITYLDEDLRIGRGNKGSVFVLTKV, encoded by the coding sequence ATTATGAAGAAAGCAAAATTGTTAGAAGCGATCGCAGGTAAAAATCGTGGTTTACTAGCGACTGAGGTAGATAAACAAGCAATTCTCGTCGCCGTTAGCCAATTAGAAGAACGTAACCCTACTCCTAAACCATTTGAGGCACTTGACTTACTAGAAGGTAATTGGCGGCTATTATATACTAGCAGCGATGAGCTATTAAGAATAGACAACTTTCCCTTGTTGAAACTCGGTCAAATCTACCAATGTATTAGGGCAAAAGATTCAAGAGTTTACAACATAGCTGAAGTTTATGGTCTGCCTTACTTAGAAGGCTTAGTTAGTGTTGCTGCTAAATTTGAGGTTTTAACTAAAATTCGTGTTCAGGTAAAATTTGAACGATCAATTATTGGTTTACAACGTTTAGTTGGCTATGAATCGCCCAATGAATTTATTAGACAAATTGAAAACGGCAAAAAGTTTCCAGCAATTGATTTTAATATCAACAGTAATGACCAGCAAGGCTGGCTAGATATTACTTATCTTGATGAAGACTTGCGAATTGGACGAGGGAATAAGGGTAGTGTGTTTGTGCTAACCAAGGTTTAA
- a CDS encoding DUF3134 domain-containing protein, translating to MYNPSLRQESRFKPAAVIPKPQELPILDWLEANGRLIARQEGEEGYVEEEEGISDLMGVDDNSFDDLDDDDDLGDLE from the coding sequence ATGTATAACCCTTCCTTACGTCAAGAATCTCGTTTTAAACCTGCTGCGGTCATTCCTAAACCACAAGAACTTCCAATTCTCGATTGGCTAGAAGCCAATGGTCGTCTAATAGCGCGTCAAGAAGGCGAAGAAGGCTATGTAGAAGAAGAAGAGGGAATCTCTGATTTGATGGGTGTCGATGATAATTCATTCGATGACCTAGATGATGATGATGATCTCGGTGATTTGGAATAG
- the mraY gene encoding phospho-N-acetylmuramoyl-pentapeptide-transferase — translation MDAKLFSGRSFNPSGFNLLVTLGIGLSVAAFMLDRIAGRVSWQAVSLTLPLWTCAVATAILGYWVVPLLQKLKMGQFIREDGPQAHLQKAGTPTMGGVFIVPVGVVAALLWSRFNPDVVAVSLMTLAYGFIGWVDDWQILLKKSNKGISPQMKLALQIGIGILFCLWLTWSQGSKITTIDLPFNLVLPLGWLFWPLAVFVLAAENNATNLTDGVDGLAAGTGAIALLGLGAIIAPTSPDLMLFCACLSGSYLGFLVHNRNPARVFMGDTGSLALGGALAAVGLLTNSLWTLFILSGIFFVESLSVIAQVSYYKATKNPDGVGKRLFKMAPLHHHLELSGWSETQVVGVFYLINAGLALLCFVIR, via the coding sequence GTGGACGCAAAATTATTTTCTGGACGCTCGTTCAACCCATCAGGCTTCAATCTGCTGGTAACATTAGGCATAGGATTAAGCGTTGCAGCTTTCATGCTTGATCGGATAGCAGGTCGAGTGTCTTGGCAAGCCGTATCACTAACCTTGCCGCTTTGGACTTGTGCTGTAGCTACTGCTATTTTGGGTTACTGGGTTGTCCCATTATTGCAAAAGCTAAAAATGGGGCAATTCATTCGGGAAGATGGCCCCCAAGCACATTTGCAAAAAGCAGGCACTCCCACAATGGGTGGGGTGTTTATTGTGCCAGTAGGGGTAGTAGCAGCTTTGCTGTGGTCACGATTTAACCCAGATGTTGTTGCTGTCAGCTTGATGACTTTGGCATACGGTTTTATTGGTTGGGTAGATGATTGGCAAATCCTACTCAAAAAATCTAACAAAGGCATTTCGCCCCAGATGAAGTTAGCCTTACAGATTGGGATTGGAATTCTCTTCTGTCTGTGGTTAACCTGGAGTCAAGGCTCGAAAATCACTACTATTGATTTGCCATTTAATTTAGTCCTACCTTTAGGATGGCTCTTTTGGCCTTTGGCTGTATTTGTGCTGGCAGCAGAAAATAACGCGACAAATCTAACTGATGGTGTAGATGGACTAGCCGCAGGGACGGGTGCGATCGCACTTTTAGGTCTTGGCGCAATCATAGCACCGACATCACCCGATCTCATGCTGTTCTGTGCTTGTCTGAGTGGCAGTTACCTGGGCTTTTTGGTACATAACCGTAACCCCGCGCGTGTTTTCATGGGTGATACTGGTTCCCTAGCTTTGGGTGGTGCGCTTGCTGCGGTTGGTTTGCTAACTAACAGCCTGTGGACGTTGTTTATCCTTAGTGGTATTTTCTTTGTTGAATCTTTGTCAGTAATTGCTCAAGTTAGTTATTACAAGGCTACAAAAAATCCAGATGGGGTTGGTAAGCGCTTGTTCAAAATGGCTCCTTTACACCATCATTTAGAGCTTAGTGGTTGGTCAGAAACTCAGGTTGTTGGTGTTTTTTATTTGATTAACGCTGGTTTGGCTTTGTTGTGTTTTGTGATTCGTTAG